The proteins below come from a single Aegilops tauschii subsp. strangulata cultivar AL8/78 chromosome 6, Aet v6.0, whole genome shotgun sequence genomic window:
- the LOC109760023 gene encoding cytochrome P450 89A2-like encodes MELITTAWSSFPLFIALSLALAASVLFLLHGRHGRPKKGTGKALPPGPPGLLFLARFLALRRSVFHLGPILRDLHARYGPVISVRLSRTLVFVADRRLAHRVLVQGGATFADRPPLSDPGLLFTSGARDISTSPYGAYWRMVRRNLAAEALHPSRVALYAPARRRARDSLVRDLLRARGAGDDVAVRPAFRRAMFELLVYMSLGARLGTETLEEVQELQLRILRSITSFPIFSFFPALTKRLFRRRWNGYVAVGRRQDEIFLPLIRARRERGADGPPCYADSLLALRVAEEGGRPLTDAEAVCLCSEFLNGGTDTTVTSLEWIMAELVNRPDMQSKVYEEVRDKPELDDGDLQSMPYLKAVVLEGLRLHPPGHFLLPHGVQSDGAEVGGHAVPKGAEVNFLVADFGRDEAAWTAAKEFRPERFLDGGEGYGVDLTGSREIKMMPFGAGRRMCPGYTLGMLHVEYFVGSLVRELEWLPAVEGQEVDMTEELDFTTVMKHPLRARVVPRP; translated from the coding sequence ATGGAGCTCATCACCACCGCCTGGTCATCCTTTCCCCTGTTCATTGCCCTCTCCCTGGCCCTCGCCGCCTCGGTCCTCTTCTTGCTGCACGGCCGTCACGGGCGCCCGAAGAAGGGGACAGGCAAGGCTCTCCCTCCCGGCCCGCCGGGGCTGCTCTTCCTGGCCAGGTTCCTGGCACTCCGGCGATCCGTCTTCCACCTCGGCCCGATCCTCCGCGACCTGCACGCGCGCTACGGCCCCGTCATCTCCGTCCGCCTCTCCCGCACGCTCGTCTTCGTCGCCGACCGCCGCCTCGCGCACCGCGTGCTCGTCCAGGGCGGCGCCACCTTCGCCGACCGCCCGCCGCTCTCCGACCCCGGGCTGCTCTTCACCTCCGGCGCCCGCGACATCAGCACCTCGCCCTACGGCGCCTACTGGCGCATGGTCCGCCGCAACCTCGCCGCCGAGGCCCTGCACCCGTCCCGCGTCGCGCTCTACGCGCcggcgaggcggcgcgcgcgggaCTCGCTCGTCCGCGACCTCCTCCGCGCGCGCGGCGCTGGCGATGACGTCGCGGTGAGGCCGGCGTTCCGGCGCGCCATGTTCGAGCTGCTCGTGTACATGAGCCTCGGCGCAAGGCTTGGGACGGAGACGCTCGAGGAGGTCCAGGAGCTGCAGCTGCGGATCCTGCGCTCCATCACCAGCTTCCCCATCTTCTCCTTCTTCCCGGCGCTCACCAAGCGGCTCTTCCGGCGGCGGTGGAACGGGTACGtggccgtgggccgcaggcaggacgAGATCTTCCTCCCGCTGATCCGCGCCAGGCGAGAGCGGGGCGCTGACGGCCCTCCGTGCTACGCCGACTCCCTCCTCGCGCTGCGCGTGGCCGAGGAGGGCGGCCGCCCGCTCACGGACGCCGAGGCGGTCTGCCTCTGCTCCGAGTTTTTGAACGGCGGCACCGACACAACGGTCACCTCACTAGAGTGGATCATGGCGGAGCTGGTGAACCGCCCCGACATGCAATCCAAGGTGTACGAGGAGGTCAGAGACAAGCCAGAGCTCGACGACGGGGACCTGCAGTCGATGCCGTACCTAAAGGCCGTGGTGCTCGAGGGGCTCCGGCTGCATCCGCCGGGCCACTTCCTCCTCCCGCACGGTGTGCAGAGCGATGGCGCGGAGGTCGGGGGGCACGCGGTGCCCAAGGGCGCGGAGGTCAACTTCCTGGTCGCCGACTTCGGGCGCGACgaggcggcgtggacggcagcgaAGGAGTTTCGACCGGAGCGGTTCTTGGACGGCGGCGAGGGGTACGGCGTGGACCTCACGGGGAGCAGGGAGATCAAGATGATGCCTTTCGGTGCTGGCCGCAGGATGTGCCCGGGATACACGCTTGGCATGCTGCACGTGGAGTACTTCGTCGGCAGCCTCGTGAGGGAGCTGGAGTGGCTGCCGGCGGTGGAGGGGCAGGAGGTGGACATGACCGAGGAGCTGGATTTCACCACCGTGATGAAGCATCCGCTCCGTGCTCGCGTTGTCCCGAGGCCTTGA
- the LOC109760017 gene encoding pentatricopeptide repeat-containing protein At2g02750-like — protein sequence MVGNLSTATVAPWKRLCKLVSNGYYQEALLAYSRAHASNLRPDAFTFPCLLKSCAALQDAPAVLQVHGHLAKSGFSSCPYTATALTSAYARLLRLGEACKVFDEMRERNVPCFNALIAGFSQCGKVREAMGVFRLLGKEGMLPDSVTVASVLPACRAMEQGKQLHGLVVKTGDCLDRYVATSLVTMYLDCGDSDGARRILELMVDKGVESYNAMASGLLRNGEDFIALGTVREMIFGSSEKPNETTLLVVLSACTSVLAPSLGKEVHCYVLKHAMDCSIKIRTALIDMYSKCGSLECAYQVFSAMDERNLVTWNTMISGFLIHEKLANALGLFHQLRSKGFSPDSITWNLMINGLAHHQKFAEVFSFFNKMRLEGVSGASLETMTSMLSACSAMSDIKHGKEIYCHVIRTMQHFEDDVFQTTVIDMFMSCGCDSYAGRVFEKDRRKSNDPALWNAMISGYGRCGKSSLALQTFNEMLEQQVHPNSATFLCALSACGHAGLVQKALHIYQMMESAYSINPTFEHLSVMVDLFCRAGKLSEAYGLLLKHTDPPASMWYSFLGACRNYSNVELGKIAATKLYDLDPSSTTPWVILSNIYAEQYRWGEVETLRKMMSDKHLIKAPAHTELV from the coding sequence ATGGTTGGCAATCTCTCCACGGCCACCGTGGCGCCATGGAAGCGACTCTGCAAGCTCGTATCCAACGGATACTACCAGGAAGCGCTCCTCGCCTACTCTCGAGCACACGCGTCCAACCTCCGTCCGGACGCCTTCACCTTCCCCTGCCTCCTCAAGTCCTGCGCCGCGCTCCAGGATGCCCCCGCCGTGCTCCAAGTCCACGGTCACCTCGCCAAGTCGGGCTTCTCCTCCTGCCCCTACACGGCCACCGCCCTGACGAGCGCCTATGCCAGACTCCTCCGTCTCGGGGAGGCAtgcaaggtgttcgatgaaatgcggGAAAGAAACGTGCCCTGCTTCAATGCCCTCATCGCGGGATTCTCGCAGTGCGGAAAGGTTCGTGAAGCGATGGGTGTATTTAGGCTCCTCGGGAAAGAGGGGATGCTGCCGGACTCTGTCACAGTGGCGAGTGTGCTACCTGCGTGTCGGGCCATGGAGCAAGGGAAGCAGCTGCACGGGCTTGTAGTGAAGACCGGTGATTGTTTGGATCGCTATGTTGCCACATCCCTCGTCACAATGTACTTGGATTGTGGTGATTCGGATGGCGCAAGGAGGATTCTTGAACTCATGGTTGATAAGGGCGTCGAGAGTTACAATGCAATGGCTTCTGGACTGTTGAGGAATGGTGAAGATTTTATAGCTTTGGGTACTGTCAGGGAAATGATATTTGGATCCAGCGAAAAACCTAATGAGACTACTTTGCTGGTAGTCCTCTCAGCGTGCACTAGTGTGTTGGCACCATCACTTGGTAAAGAGGTCCATTGCTATGTCCTGAAGCATGCAATGGATTGCAGTATCAAGATCAGGACTGCACTCATTGACATGTACTCAAAATGTGGTTCTCTGGAGTGTGCTTACCAGGTTTTCTCTGCCATGGATGAGCGGAACTTGGTGACCTGGAATACGATGATCTCAGGTTTTCTGATACACGAGAAGCTTGCAAACGCCTTAGGGTTGTTCCATCAGCTGAGGTCGAAAGGCTTCAGCCCTGACAGTATTACATGGAATCTGATGATTAATGGGCTTGCACATCACCAGAAGTTTGCTGAGGTTTTCTCATTTTTCAATAAGATGCGGTTGGAGGGAGTCTCAGGTGCAAGTCTGGAAACCATGACAAGTATGTTGAGTGCTTGTTCAGCTATGTCAGATATCAAGCATGGGAAGGAAATATATTGCCATGTTATTCGAACAATGCAACACTTTGAGGATGATGTTTTCCAGACAACAGTGATTGACATGTTTATGAGTTGTGGATGTGACAGCTATGCTGGTAGAGTATTTGAGAAAGACAGGAGGAAATCGAATGATCCAGCTTTGTGGAATGCAATGATTTCTGGTTATGGAAGGTGTGGAAAAAGCAGTTTAGCATTGCAAACCTTCAACGAAATGCTTGAGCAGCAAGTGCATCCCAACTCAGCCACCTTTCTCTGTGCTCTTTCAGCTTGTGGCCATGCTGGATTAGTCCAGAAAGCATTGCATATCTACCAAATGATGGAGAGTGCCTACAGTATCAACCCTACTTTTGAACACTTGAGCGTCATGGTTGACCTTTTTTGCCGTGCTGGAAAGCTATCTGAAGCTTATGGTCTATTACTGAAACATACTGATCCACCGGCTTCAATGTGGTATTCTTTTCTTGGTGCTTGTAGAAACTACTCTAATGTGGAACTTGGTAAAATAGCAGCAACAAAACTCTATGATTTGGACCCTTCAAGCACAACTCCATGGGTAATTCTATCCAACATATATGCTGAACAATATCGATGGGGCGAAGTAGAGACACTGAGGAAAATGATGTCAGACAAGCACCTCATCAAAGCTCCTGCGCATACTGAACTTGTATGA